The following proteins come from a genomic window of Montipora capricornis isolate CH-2021 chromosome 9, ASM3666992v2, whole genome shotgun sequence:
- the LOC138015237 gene encoding keratin-associated protein 10-6-like has product MASLFGNQGFAFLFIVSLPIDVTYSYCDRYSRTCDSDEVCCAHNCVYGSTCLYQSCTYDSDCSSGESCCHSECTYGSTCLGQFCTYDSDCSTSESCCNSKCVYGSTCLHQFCTSVSDCSSGESCCNSQCRLGFDCSRYSCSLSSDCSIGSCCNGVCTDTYDCEDPTPVIIGPVLGSLIAFFLVLSCIYCLCRRRRPVGSGRVIEGRRVTTTIATTAHSVVHVPPEGYQQSYPYYPPQYNQYQNSAPPPYSDRATQGSDLPPPYPTTYGAVQTSPS; this is encoded by the coding sequence ATGGCTTCATTGTTTGGAAATCAAGGCTTTGCCTTTCTCTTCATTGTTTCTTTGCCTATTGATGTGACCTACAGTTATTGTGATCGCTACTCGAGAACTTGCGACTCGGATGAAGTCTGCTGTGCTCACAATTGTGTTTACGGATCGACGTGTTTATATCAATCCTGCACCTACGACTCCGATTGTTCTTCCGGTGAAAGCTGTTGTCACAGCGAGTGTACTTACGGATCGACGTGTTTAGGTCAGTTCTGCACATACGACTCCGATTGTTCTACCAGTGAAAGCTGTTGTAACAGCAAGTGTGTTTACGGATCGACGTGTTTACATCAATTCTGCACCTCCGTCTCTGATTGTTCTTCCGGTGAAAGCTGTTGTAACAGCCAGTGTCGACTTGGTTTTGACTGTAGTAGGTATTCTTGCAGTTTAAGCTCTGATTGCAGTATTGGGTCTTGTTGCAACGGAGTATGCACAGATACTTATGATTGTGAAGACCCGACTCCTGTTATAATTGGCCCCGTACTAGGTTCTCTCATCgcctttttccttgttctttcgTGTATTTACTGCTTGTGCAGACGACGTCGGCCCGTTGGTTCCGGCCGAGTGATAGAAGGAAGAAGAGTTACCACGACTATTGCAACAACAGCCCACTCAGTAGTTCATGTGCCGCCAGAGGGTTACCAACAAAGCTACCCATACTATCCTCCACAATATAATCAGTATCAGAACAGTGCTCCACCACCATACAGTGACAGAGCAACGCAAGGAAGTGATCTTCCTCCCCCTTACCCTACCACATATGGTGCAGTACAGACTTCTCCATCCTAA